In the genome of Candidatus Zixiibacteriota bacterium, the window GGTGTGAAGTCATTTGAGCGGATGGAAGAGATTGTCGGTGAAGCGGAAGCGGTCTCAATAGCGGTACCGACCAGCGCTCATGCCGAAGTGGCGGAGTGGTTTATAAATGCCGGACTTCATTGTCTCATTGAGAAGCCGATTGCTTCGAATGTGGCGGAAGCGGAAGGTATCATAAAAACGGCGAAAGCCAGAAACCTGGTGCTTGCCGTGGGGCATATCGAGCGCTTTAATCCGGCGGTTCAGGCGCTGAAGTCGTTTGACATTAAGCCGCGCTTCATAGAGGCGCATCGTCTGGCGGCGTTTGACCCTCGCGGGACGGATGTGGCGGTGGTGCTGGACCTGATGGTGCATGATATTGAACTTGCGCTTCATTTTATCAAGTCTCCCGTGGCGCGCATCGATGCCTCGGCGGTCTCAGTTATCTCCGACAATGCCGATATCGCCAATGCCCGAATCACCTTTGAGAACGGCGCCGTCGCCAATCTGACAGCCAGCCGGATATCGCTGCGGCCGATGCGAAAACTGCGCATCTTTCAGAAATCAGGATATTTCTCTCTCGACCTGGCGGAAAAACAGGCTGACATTTACCGCTTAGCCGATGAGTCATTGGCTGCTGAAGTCGGCATGCGGGTG includes:
- a CDS encoding Gfo/Idh/MocA family oxidoreductase codes for the protein MSKVRTAVVGVGHLGRHHARWYHHIKESTLVGVYDIDREKCRRVAEEFGVKSFERMEEIVGEAEAVSIAVPTSAHAEVAEWFINAGLHCLIEKPIASNVAEAEGIIKTAKARNLVLAVGHIERFNPAVQALKSFDIKPRFIEAHRLAAFDPRGTDVAVVLDLMVHDIELALHFIKSPVARIDASAVSVISDNADIANARITFENGAVANLTASRISLRPMRKLRIFQKSGYFSLDLAEKQADIYRLADESLAAEVGMRVPLGKSGREILYNKAGAKDDDMLCRELTDFLLAIQNNRSPEVTGEEATEALRVANEIVRIGGNLAG